One Camelina sativa cultivar DH55 chromosome 3, Cs, whole genome shotgun sequence genomic window carries:
- the LOC109131142 gene encoding uncharacterized protein LOC109131142: MICHLTIKSILSNQVHPLSSLIIDHHHSDLIILLNFKIMASSRLARFITEVAPPQFVSVMRRRTAKVLDTIKEEEREVGTDSIFSSKSKIISSGSPFTSPYPSVSSVSSSSGLKNFPVIENRSSSPVFKN, from the coding sequence ATGATTTGTCACCTAACTATAAAATCCATCCTCTCAAACCAAGTCCATCCATTATCTTCTCTCATCATCGATCATCACCACTCTGATCTAATTATCCTTTTAAATTTCAAGATCATGGCGAGCTCAAGACTAGCGAGATTCATAACAGAGGTTGCACCACCACAATTTGTCTCGGTGATGCGGCGGAGAACGGCTAAGGTACTCGACACCATCaaggaggaagaaagagaagttgGCACTGATTCCATATTTTCTTCGAAGTCGAAGATCATCTCCTCAGGCTCACCCTTTACTTCTCCTTATCCCTCTGTTTCTTCAGTTTCATCTAGTTCCGGTCTTAAAAATTTCCCGGTTATAGAAAACCGGAGCTCTTCTCCGGTTTTCAAGAACTGA
- the LOC104777053 gene encoding CBL-interacting serine/threonine-protein kinase 23 isoform X1 — protein MASRTTPSRSTPSRSTPSGGGGGGGSSGRTRVGKYELGRTLGEGTFAKVKFARNVENGDNVAIKVIDKEKVTKNKMIAQIKREISTMKLIKHPNVIRMFEVMASKTKIYFVLEFVTGGELFDKISSNGRLKEDEARKYFQQLINAVDYCHSRGVYHRDLKPENLLLDANGALKVSDFGLSALPQQVREDGLLHTTCGTPNYVAPEVINNKGYDGAKADLWSCGVILFVLMAGYLPFEDSNLTSLYKKIFKAEFTCPPWFSASAKKLIKRILDPSPATRITFAEVIENEWFKKGYKAPKFENADVSLDDVDAIFDDSGESKNLVVERREEGPKTPVTMNAFELISTSQGLNLGSLFEKQMGLVKRKTRFTSKSSANEIVTKIEAAAAPMGFDVKTNNYKMKLTGEKSGRKGQLAVATEVFQVAPSLYMVEMRKSGGDTLEFHKFYKNLTTGLKDIVWKTIDEEKEEGTDVSGGTNGAMANRTVAKQSA, from the exons ATGGCTTCACGAACAACACCTTCACGATCGACTCCTTCTCGATCAACGCcttctggtggtggtggtggtggtggttcttCAGGTAGGACACGAGTTGGTAAGTATGAGCTTGGTAGAACTTTGGGTGAAGGAACCTTCGCTAAGGTCAAATTCGCTAGAAATGTTGAGAATGGTGATAATGTCGCCATTAAGGTTATTGATAAAGAGAAAGTCACCAAAAACAAGATGATCGCTCAG atcaAGCGTGAGATTTCTACAATGAAATTGATCAAGCACCCAAATGTGATCCGTATGTTTGAG GTGATGGCTAGCAAAACTAAGATCTACTTCGTTTTGGAATTCGTGACTGGTGGGGAGCTTTTCGATAAAATT TCAAGCAATGGGAGATTGAAGGAAGATGAGGCGAGGAAGTACTTCCAACAGCTTATTAATGCGGTTGATTATTGTCATAGCAGAGGAGTTTATCATCGAGACCTTAAG CCAGAAAATTTGCTTTTGGATGCTAATGGTGCTTTGAAAGTGTCTGATTTTGGATTGAGCGCTCTTCCTCAGCAAGTTCGA gaGGATGGGTTACTTCACACAACATGCGGAACACCCAATTATGTTGCTCCGGAG gtAATCAACAACAAAGGTTATGATGGAGCGAAGGCGGATTTGTGGTCTTGTGGAGTAATTCTCTTTGTCTTAATGGCTGGTTATTTACCTTTTGAAGATTCTAACCTGACTTCATTATATAAAAAG ATATTCAAAGCAGAATTTACCTGTCCTCCCTGGTTTTCTGCTAGTGCAAAGAAGTTAATCAAAAGGATTTTGGATCCCAGTCCAGCAACG AGGATTACATTTGCTGAGGTCATTGAAAATGAGTGGTTTAAAAAAGGGTATAAAGCACCTAAATTTGAGAATGCTGATGTCAGCCTTGATGATGTTGATGCAATCTTTGATGACTCAGGG gAGTCTAAGAATCTTGTTGTGGAGAGGCGAGAAGAAGGACCCAAAACACCAGTAACTATGAATGCTTTTGAGCTCATCTCAACATCCCAGGGTCTCAATCTCGGTTCACTTTTCGAAAAACAAATG GGGCTTGTGAAGCGAAAAACTCGATTTACTTCCAAATCTTCGGCTAATGAGATTGTTACAAAAATTGAGGCTGCGGCAGCACCTATGGGGTTTGATGTCAAGACAAATAACTACAAG ATGAAGCTGACAGGAGAAAAATCAGGCCGCAAGGGTCAGTTGGCAGTTGCCACTGAG GTTTTTCAAGTTGCTCCATCTCTTTACATGGTTGAAATGCGAAAATCAGGGGGTGACACGTTGGAATTCCACAAG TTTTACAAGAACCTTACCACGGGACTTAAGGACATTGTTTGGAAAACCATCGacgaagagaaagaggaagggACCGATG TTTCAGGTGGTACTAATGGTGCCATGGCTAACCGGACAGTTGCGAAACAGTCGGCATAA
- the LOC104777053 gene encoding CBL-interacting serine/threonine-protein kinase 23 isoform X2: MASRTTPSRSTPSRSTPSGGGGGGGSSGRTRVGKYELGRTLGEGTFAKVKFARNVENGDNVAIKVIDKEKVTKNKMIAQIKREISTMKLIKHPNVIRMFEVMASKTKIYFVLEFVTGGELFDKISSNGRLKEDEARKYFQQLINAVDYCHSRGVYHRDLKPENLLLDANGALKVSDFGLSALPQQVREDGLLHTTCGTPNYVAPEVINNKGYDGAKADLWSCGVILFVLMAGYLPFEDSNLTSLYKKIFKAEFTCPPWFSASAKKLIKRILDPSPATRITFAEVIENEWFKKGYKAPKFENADVSLDDVDAIFDDSGESKNLVVERREEGPKTPVTMNAFELISTSQGLNLGSLFEKQMGLVKRKTRFTSKSSANEIVTKIEAAAAPMGFDVKTNNYKMKLTGEKSGRKGQLAVATEVFQVAPSLYMVEMRKSGGDTLEFHKFYKNLTTGLKDIVWKTIDEEKEEGTDGGTNGAMANRTVAKQSA, from the exons ATGGCTTCACGAACAACACCTTCACGATCGACTCCTTCTCGATCAACGCcttctggtggtggtggtggtggtggttcttCAGGTAGGACACGAGTTGGTAAGTATGAGCTTGGTAGAACTTTGGGTGAAGGAACCTTCGCTAAGGTCAAATTCGCTAGAAATGTTGAGAATGGTGATAATGTCGCCATTAAGGTTATTGATAAAGAGAAAGTCACCAAAAACAAGATGATCGCTCAG atcaAGCGTGAGATTTCTACAATGAAATTGATCAAGCACCCAAATGTGATCCGTATGTTTGAG GTGATGGCTAGCAAAACTAAGATCTACTTCGTTTTGGAATTCGTGACTGGTGGGGAGCTTTTCGATAAAATT TCAAGCAATGGGAGATTGAAGGAAGATGAGGCGAGGAAGTACTTCCAACAGCTTATTAATGCGGTTGATTATTGTCATAGCAGAGGAGTTTATCATCGAGACCTTAAG CCAGAAAATTTGCTTTTGGATGCTAATGGTGCTTTGAAAGTGTCTGATTTTGGATTGAGCGCTCTTCCTCAGCAAGTTCGA gaGGATGGGTTACTTCACACAACATGCGGAACACCCAATTATGTTGCTCCGGAG gtAATCAACAACAAAGGTTATGATGGAGCGAAGGCGGATTTGTGGTCTTGTGGAGTAATTCTCTTTGTCTTAATGGCTGGTTATTTACCTTTTGAAGATTCTAACCTGACTTCATTATATAAAAAG ATATTCAAAGCAGAATTTACCTGTCCTCCCTGGTTTTCTGCTAGTGCAAAGAAGTTAATCAAAAGGATTTTGGATCCCAGTCCAGCAACG AGGATTACATTTGCTGAGGTCATTGAAAATGAGTGGTTTAAAAAAGGGTATAAAGCACCTAAATTTGAGAATGCTGATGTCAGCCTTGATGATGTTGATGCAATCTTTGATGACTCAGGG gAGTCTAAGAATCTTGTTGTGGAGAGGCGAGAAGAAGGACCCAAAACACCAGTAACTATGAATGCTTTTGAGCTCATCTCAACATCCCAGGGTCTCAATCTCGGTTCACTTTTCGAAAAACAAATG GGGCTTGTGAAGCGAAAAACTCGATTTACTTCCAAATCTTCGGCTAATGAGATTGTTACAAAAATTGAGGCTGCGGCAGCACCTATGGGGTTTGATGTCAAGACAAATAACTACAAG ATGAAGCTGACAGGAGAAAAATCAGGCCGCAAGGGTCAGTTGGCAGTTGCCACTGAG GTTTTTCAAGTTGCTCCATCTCTTTACATGGTTGAAATGCGAAAATCAGGGGGTGACACGTTGGAATTCCACAAG TTTTACAAGAACCTTACCACGGGACTTAAGGACATTGTTTGGAAAACCATCGacgaagagaaagaggaagggACCGATG GTGGTACTAATGGTGCCATGGCTAACCGGACAGTTGCGAAACAGTCGGCATAA
- the LOC104777054 gene encoding putative tyrosine-protein phosphatase auxilin — MDESWRMKMGLGADPFFSIARKSMDARIDAEDFADVFGGPPRSALTRKFSGDFSRSDCFYDEIFRPPGNFSGGGSLASSKSHGRNLPAFRIPSGGEGFYDGVFGGRGGSAKEGLKKQNSMAKSRSNSSSVLSSEELSPHYPLPAAASGDDSGFSSFTSRLRPLNVPSRSHKRDSKKQSFPAFPTSKDSFSGQNNTPEKADFYYRKPHFTGSRRASPETISLDPNSFRRTDDYGPSSPASSPVSSFICEEEHNNTDAKQRRNRDEEVVVVEDEEEEDEEEEMSSYVIEINSDRFDLYKEEGGGGGGGGNSDSNDMDEAIAWAKERSQRPETKQTEEDVIDSRRSEEEPKSEEEMEMEMKDEEIRIWLTGKETNIRLLLSTLHHVLWSNSNWYAIPLANLRDGSQVKKAYQKARLCLHPDKLQQRGGASPIQKSVASRVFAILQQAWAVYVTNEGLSS; from the exons ATGGACGAATCGTGGCGTATGAAGATGGGTTTAGGCGCTGATCCATTTTTCTCCATCGCTCGTAAATCTATGGACGCTAGGATCGACGCAGAAGACTTCGCCGATGTTTTCGGTGGTCCGCCGCGAAGCGCCCTCACCCGAAAATTCTCCGGCGACTTCTCTCGTTCTGATTGTTTCTATGACGAGATTTTCCGTCCACCGGGAAATTTCTCCGGCGGCGGCTCTCTGGCTTCTTCTAAATCTCATGGCAGGAACTTACCGGCGTTCAGGATTCCGTCCGGCGGAGAAGGATTCTACGACGGAGTATTCGGCGGCCGCGGTGGGTCGGCGAAGGAGGGATTAAAGAAACAGAACTCGATGGCCAAATCGAGGTCGAATTCATCATCTGTACTCTCTTCAGAAGAGCTCAGTCCTCATTATCCACTACCGGCGGCAGCTTCCGGCGACGACTCCGgattttcttctttcacttctAGACTCAG ACCGTTAAACGTCCCTTCAAGAAGTCATAAACGAGActcaaagaaacagagtttcCCGGCGTTTCCAACATCCAAAGATTCATTCTCCGGCCAAAACAACACGCCGGAAAAAGCAGATTTTTATTACAGGAAACCACATTTCACCGGATCCAGGAGAGCATCTCCGGAGACAATTAGCTTAGATCCTAATTCCTTCAGAAGAACGGATGATTACGGACCGAGCTCCCCTGCATCTTCCCCTGTTTCTTCATTCATCTGCGAAGAAGAACACAACAACACTGATGCGAAACAGAGAAGGAACAGAGACGAAGAGGTAGTCGTagtagaagacgaagaagaagaagacgaagaagaagagatgagctCTTACGTTATTGAGATAAACTCAGACCGATTCGATCTTTacaaagaagaaggaggaggaggaggaggaggaggaaactcGGATTCAAACGACATGGATGAAGCAATAGCTTGGGCGAAAGAAAGATCACAAAGACCAGAAACAAAGCAAACAGAAGAAGACGTTATCGATTCGAGAAGAAGCGAAGAAGAACCCAAATCAGAAGAAGAg atggagatggagatgaaaGATGAAGAGATAAGAATCTGGTTAACCGGAAAAGAGACAAACATTAGACTTCTCCTCTCAACGTTACATCAT GTTCTTTGGTCAAATAGTAATTGGTACGCGATTCCTTTAGCAAACCTCCGAGATGGATCACAAGTGAAGAAAGCTTATCAAAAGGCTCGGCTTTGTTTGCATCCAGACAAGTTACAACAAAGAGGTGGAGCTTCACCGATTCAGAAATCTGTCGCGAGTAGAGTTTTCGCAATTCTTCAG CAAGCATGGGCCGTGTACGTAACAAACGAAGGGCTCTCGAGCTAA